In one window of Gymnogyps californianus isolate 813 chromosome 9, ASM1813914v2, whole genome shotgun sequence DNA:
- the LOC127019603 gene encoding heat shock transcription factor, Y-linked-like yields MELSSLETSCDSVLAKGVDSSGLTTSLHPARGTRAATDAAFGPPIEERSLQTLTEQRRSKRERLTSSEESSSEGGAFTRLSFLKKLWDIVESHLFESIWWGDNGKCVVIHERLFEEEVLARRGHLRIFEIESMKSFTHRLHLYGFTRKLPDFPKSGSRNDLLAEETAREFHYYYNPNFRRHFLHLLVKCKQSFDPKNPPANTKFSPDPALHAHHRKRKPDVELAWETTSEEESGLFTAAPRENMHISAPRKTAPAKRRAEAVTQVRRASASADPAAAVGREQLHPPAPALLLQHCSPGLAGAQGAASAAAAALPCHAGHAQQSLSARAGGSRCSVCAKATLGPNSTVPPLPDWHLWS; encoded by the exons atggAGCTTTCCTCATTGGAAACTTCATGTGATTCTGTTCTGGCCAAGGGAGTTGATTCGTCAGGCTTGACGACTTCTCTCCATCCAGCACGTGGCACAAGAGCAGCTACTGACGCTGCCTTTGGACCTCCGATAGAAGAAAGGTCTTTACAGACTTTGACTGAGCAACGCCGCTCAAAAAGAGAGCGTCTGACTTCATCTGAGGAGAGCTCTAGCGAAGGCGGTGCCTTTACACGCCTCAGCTTTCTGAAGAAGCTCTGGGACATTGTTGAAAGCCATCTGTTTGAGTCCATTTGGTGGGGTGACAACGGAAAGTGCGTAGTGATTCACGAACGATTGTTTGAAGAGGAAGTACTAGCAAGGAGAGGACATCTGAGAATTTTTGAAATTGAGAGCATGAAAAGCTTCACTCATCGCCTCCATCTGTACGGATTCACCAGAAAGCTGCCCGACTTTCCAAAATCGGGCTCGCGCAATGACTTGctagcagaagaaacagccaggGAG TTTCACTACTACTACAACCCAAATTTTAGAAGACATTTTCTGCATCTGCTCGTGAAGTGTAAGCAAAGCTTTgatccaaaaaacccaccagcaaACACCAAATTTTCACCGGACCCGGCTTTGCATGCACACCACcggaaaagaaaaccagatgtTGAGCTTGCGTGGGAAACCACTTCTGAGGAGGAGAGCGGTCTGTTCACAGCAGCTCCGAGGGAGAACATGCACATCTCTGCACCCAGGAAGACCGCACCTGCCAAGCGACGTGCCGAGGCAGTGACCCAAGTCAGACGTGCCTCTGCATCTGCAGACCCCGCGGCAGCAGTaggcagggagcagctccaTCCTCCGGCCCCTGCCCTTTTgttgcagcactgcagccccGGCCTGGCTGGCGCCCAGGGCGCTGCTtctgctgccgctgccgcttTGCCATGCCATGCCGGCCATGCCCAGCAGTCACTTTCTGCCAGGGCCGGCGGCAGCCGCTGCTCTGTCTGTGCCAAGGCCACCTTGGGGCCCAACTCCACCGTACCGCCACTGCCCGACTGGCACTTGTGGTCCTAA
- the LOC127019606 gene encoding protein EOLA1-like, protein MKFGCLSFRQPYAGLVLNKVKTVETRWRPVLAEYKNCTLAVHIAVKDWQDETWRAILLDRFGMTPKQVQDLLDKGEKFGRGVIAGLIDIGETSLCPENLPPEKVLELENKAVLSHLEQKYLTVVSNPRWLLEPIPARGEKGVWQVDVPEELIPAGA, encoded by the exons ATGAAATTTGGTTGCCTCTCCTTCCGACAGCCCTACGCAGGATTAGTGCTAAACAAAGTCAAGACAGTAGAGACTCGCTGGCGGCCTGTGTTAGCAGAGTACAAGAACTGCACCCTTGCTGTTCATATAGCTGTTAAGGACTGGCAAGATGAAACATGGAGAGCAATTCTTTTGGACAGGTTTGGTATGACACCAAAACAAGTGCAAGATTTGTTggataaaggggaaaaatttgGCAGAGGAGTTATTGCAG GATTAATTGACATTGGAGAGACATCACTATGTCCAGAAAACTTGCCTCCTGAAaaggtgctggagctggaaaacaaagctgtcCTCAGTCATCTAGAACAGAAATACTTGACTGTTGTTTCGAATCCAAGATGGCTCCTGGAACCGATTCCCGCCCGAGGGGAAAAAGGTGTGTGGCAGGTGGACGTCCCCGAAGAACTGATCCCTGCAGGAGCATAG